A genomic window from Exiguobacterium acetylicum DSM 20416 includes:
- a CDS encoding DMT family transporter, which yields MRGIQLLGPSVAISVVLISQLSFALAVDTFGWFGLPQIDLSFGQLIGLAVMVCGIFVLKRYQVVAPEEKAKDQVERVS from the coding sequence ATGCGTGGAATTCAGTTGCTTGGTCCATCCGTCGCGATTTCTGTCGTTCTGATTTCGCAGTTAAGCTTTGCTCTCGCTGTCGATACGTTCGGTTGGTTCGGTTTACCACAAATTGATTTATCGTTCGGTCAGCTCATCGGTCTCGCCGTCATGGTATGCGGGATCTTTGTCTTGAAGCGGTATCAAGTCGTAGCACCAGAAGAGAAGGCGAAGGATCAGGTAGAACGTGTTTCATAA
- a CDS encoding helix-turn-helix domain-containing protein, producing the protein MPYAILREPQYDERLLQSYYGRSQQNGMPTRNQHRTMCCIPSRSDCGYLLSIASEASDSLFYQEMRTSNLHDVADWLGTSYRHLNRIITNYVKKRFSFDDAKIIIVDLERIREKANGNSYE; encoded by the coding sequence GTGCCATATGCGATTTTACGCGAGCCACAATACGACGAACGTCTTCTGCAATCCTATTACGGACGATCACAGCAAAATGGTATGCCGACTCGAAATCAGCATCGCACCATGTGTTGTATACCGTCGAGGAGCGATTGCGGATATTTGTTGTCGATCGCTTCTGAAGCCAGTGACAGTTTATTTTATCAGGAGATGCGGACGTCGAACTTACATGACGTCGCTGACTGGCTTGGAACGAGTTATCGTCATCTCAACCGTATCATCACGAATTATGTGAAGAAGAGATTCTCGTTCGACGACGCGAAAATCATCATCGTCGATCTGGAGCGGATTCGCGAGAAGGCGAACGGTAACAGCTATGAGTAA